One window of Terriglobia bacterium genomic DNA carries:
- a CDS encoding ABC transporter permease, which yields MSAAEKITALPDRVGAATLNGVAYVGELARLTGESAYATFMGPFRGQRLRPRRALHQAMEVGVGAIPIVSLITFFVGLIMALQSAYELRRLGAIQFVADAVAISIIRELGPLITAIIVIGRSGSAFAAEIGTMKVTEEVDALETMALRPVAFLVAPKFLAMMVMVPCLTIWADFMGVMGGCLFGVTGASFTFISYLRATRDALVVGDITTGLVKSALFAVVITAVGCQEGFSTGAGAEEVGRSTTTAVVRSIFLVIAVDLLFTALFYLTNRG from the coding sequence TTGAGCGCTGCTGAAAAAATCACGGCACTGCCTGACCGCGTTGGCGCTGCAACGTTGAATGGTGTGGCGTACGTGGGGGAATTGGCCCGCCTGACGGGCGAGTCCGCCTATGCCACGTTCATGGGGCCCTTCCGGGGGCAGCGGCTGCGCCCGCGGCGCGCTTTACATCAGGCCATGGAGGTGGGGGTGGGGGCCATTCCCATTGTGTCCCTCATCACCTTCTTCGTCGGCCTGATTATGGCGTTGCAGAGCGCCTATGAATTGCGGCGCCTGGGGGCCATCCAGTTCGTTGCCGACGCAGTCGCGATTTCGATTATCAGGGAACTGGGTCCTTTGATTACGGCCATTATCGTCATCGGCAGGTCAGGTTCTGCCTTTGCGGCTGAAATCGGCACCATGAAAGTGACCGAAGAGGTGGATGCGTTGGAAACCATGGCGCTGCGTCCGGTGGCCTTCCTGGTGGCGCCAAAGTTCCTGGCCATGATGGTGATGGTGCCGTGCCTCACCATCTGGGCGGATTTCATGGGGGTGATGGGCGGGTGCCTGTTTGGCGTGACCGGCGCCAGCTTTACCTTCATCTCCTATCTGCGGGCCACGCGCGACGCCCTGGTGGTAGGCGACATCACGACCGGTCTGGTGAAGAGCGCGCTGTTCGCCGTGGTGATCACCGCCGTCGGCTGCCAGGAAGGTTTCTCGACCGGGGCGGGCGCCGAGGAAGTGGGACGCTCCACGACGACAGCAGTGGTGAGGTCGATTTTTCTGGTGAT